One window from the genome of Scatophagus argus isolate fScaArg1 chromosome 13, fScaArg1.pri, whole genome shotgun sequence encodes:
- the vapal gene encoding VAMP (vesicle-associated membrane protein)-associated protein A, like, which yields MSKLDQVLILDPPSDLKFKGPFTDVVTTNLKLKNPSDKKVCFKVKTTAPRRYCVRPNSGVIDAGATVVISVMLQPFDYDPNEKSKHKFMVQTIFAPPNVSDMDSLWKDAKPDDLMDSKLRCVFELPSENDKVNDVEATKAAPVMNSAKADPSASSVPVSASLDDAELKKVLEKCKRQQAELSKLAEENRQLKEEGVRMRKVPRSDHMTSNSTSLLGREATTASLPSLLVVIAAIFIGFFLGKFIL from the exons GTCCTTTCACAGATGTAGTCACCACCAACCTCAAACTGAAGAACCCTTCTGACAAAAAAGTGTGTTTCAAAGTGAAGACGACTGCGCCTCGCAGGTACTGTGTACGGCCAAACAGCGGTGTTATCGATGCAGGAGCAACTGTCGTTATCTCTG TCATGCTACAACCCTTTGACTACGACCCCAATGagaaaagtaaacacaaatTCATGGTGCAGACGATTTTTGCCCCTCCAAATGTTTCTGACATGGATTCATTG TGGAAAGATGCGAAACCCGATGATCTCATGGATTCCAAGCTGAGATGCGTCTTCGAGCTGCCTTCTGAAAACGATAAAGTG AATGACGTGGAGGCGACCAAAGCAGCCCCGGTGATGAACTCTGCGAAGGCCGACCCATCAGCGTCCTCGGTGCCTGTCTCCGCCTCACTGGACGatgcagagctgaagaaagTGCTGGAGAAGTGCAAGAGGCAGCAAGCTGAGCTAAGCAAACTGGCTGAGGAGAACCGGCAATTAAAG GAGGAAGGTGTTAGAATGAGAAAGGTACCCCGCTCAGACCACATGACATCAAACTCAACCAGCCTCCTCGGCCGAGAAGCCACCACCGCCTCCCTGCCCTCCCTCCTCGTCGTCATAGCAGCCATCTTCATCGGATTCTTCCTAGGGAAGTTCATCTTGTAG